The Paenibacillus sp. FSL W8-0426 region TTCTATTTTGTTTCTGTTAGTACCCAAGGTTCTATTCCTTTCTTCTGCTCCATAAGCTAGGTGTAGAAGGAGGGGTACATGCCATGGTTGAGTACGGTAAGCCAAAGCAGCATCATGTGAACATGCAAAATCGAAAGCTGTTGGATCTGACAGGTGTTTCGAATGTGGAGAGTTTTGACAGCGAGGAGTTTTTGCTTCAAACTGAACTTGGACATTTGACCATCCGCGGACATAATTTACATATCAAAAACCTGAACTTGGAGGAAGGTTTGCTGTCCATAGAAGGTACAGTGAGTTCACTCCAGTATCTGGACCCCGGTTCCCAGACCAAAAACGGCAAGGGCTTGTTCGGCAAGATGTTCCGATGAGTCCGGATACTCAATGGATCACTTTGGTGTGGATGGTCCTTTCGGGAGCCGTAATGGGAGTGGCCTATGACAGTTACCGGGTGTTATGCGGGCAACTACGATTCCCGAGATGGAGCGTCCACACGCTCGATCTGTTGTATTGGATCGCTTCGGCGCTGTTCGTTTTTCGGATGCTGTACGCCGGCAACCATGGGCAGCTGCGTTTTTATGTCTTTTTGGGGCTGATTGTGGGGGTTTGCTTCTATTTTTGGCTTTTAAGTGTTACAACCCAACGTTTTGTGGTAATGTTAATTAAACTCGCAAGAACGCTGATTCATTGGTGTGGACATATCCTTAACGTCCTTGTCGTCATGCCCGCCAAAGGGGTATATAAGCTAGTGCGCGTGTTGTTGGGATTTATACTGGCGATTCTCCTTTTTGTGGGCAAGCTCGTATTACAATGCTTGGTGCCTTTCGGAAAGCTGCTTCGCTGGATGTTCAGGCCGCTGCTGAAGCATTGGGTAACGCCGCGCTGGATGATTCAGGCGTGGACAAGGGTTGCAGCGATATGGAAACGCTGGTTTTAAGGAGGTCCGTATATGGGCAGAACAACCTTGGGGCGAACCGCCGCTCCAACAGGCCAGGGGAAATCTGCTGCTTCACGAAGAAGGTTGATGTTATGGATGGTTTTTGTTGTTTTATTCACCATCTGGGCACTCTATACGTTCTTCGTACAGAACGCACAGATTTCGGACAAGAGCTCTCGACTGGCCGCTCAACAGGCATCCCAGGAAGAGACGTTGAAAAAGCTGGATCAGTTGAAGTATGAAGTCAGCCGGTTGAAGGACCCTGAATACATAGGACAGCTGGCACGTAAAAAAGGGTATTACCTCCCTGAAGAAACGCCGATTAAGGTAGAGGGCTCAGGAAACTGACGAGTTTGGTCCATACGAAGGGATAGGCGCTCGATACGGTTCCAGGGTCATCGAATCCGGAAAAAATAGGCTCTATTATAGGGAGCAGCTCAGTTGACCTTGGTTTGAGGCATAAGGTATAATCAGTTTAGCACAGCATTGATTTTTGCATCCAAAAATCGGGTTGTATATTTTTAAGGGAGGATCATTTTATTCTATGGCAATTGAAGTGGGCACCAAGTTAGAGGGCAAGGTGACAGGCATCACGCATTTTGGAGCATTTGTGGATCTGTCAGGAGGTGTCACGGGTCTCGTTCACATCTCGGAAATCGCCGACAATTACGTCAAAGATGTCAACGACCACCTGAAGCTTAATGACGTGGTTACAGTGAAGGTCATCAACGTTGACAAAGACGGAAAGATCGGACTTTCAATCAAGCAGGCTGTTGACAAACCGGTTGAGCAACAGACGCAGTCGAGACCCCCGAGAGGTCCTAGACCGGAACGCAGTGGAGGAGATCGCGAACGTTTCGGTGGCGGCGGCGGAGGTGGTTTCAACCGTGACCGCGGAGGACGTTCCTTCAAGCCCGCAGCAGGCAAACCTTCATTTGAGGATAAAATGTCACGCTTCCTGAAAGATAGCGAGGAACGGATCTCTTCGCTCAAGAAGAACACGGAAGGCAAACGCGGAGGTCGCGGAGCTAAACGTGTCTAATCTGTTCAACCTGATTTAAAATATATACGTTCAAAGCCGTTAGCCCTCGGGCTGGCGGCTTTTTAGCGTTCTTTGCGATTTTTGCAGCTGCCCAGGCAGTAAATAAGAACATTTGTCGTCTACCATTTTTTACCGACAGCATTCCATGGCATTCCGCAGGTATTTTGTTTGAATGCTGCATCGCTTGGAACAGAAACGATTCAAAATCAGACAATCGCCTCCCTTGGATGGAGGAGCAAAAATCGGCGAAGCAAGCATAGGGACGGGGTTCTGCCGCACCGCGCAATCGCCGAGTCTTTTGTCGTAAATTTTTTATGGCCTGTCCAGTTATTGTGACAAACTATGTCTTTCATTCTATCTATAATCGGTACCAATGAGATGGAATTGAAAACATACGAATGGGGTGCCTTGGGATATGGAAAAGTGGAATGTCATTCAATTTCCGGGATGGAAAGCAGGGAAAGAACGTACGAAGGCGTGGGAGGATCTGTCCGGAAGAATCAAGCAATGGTTCAGCTCCCGCAAGGCGGTCCAGTTCGTTGCTGCACGGAAGTGGGTAATGCTGCTCACTGCGATGGGTTTTTTACTCGGGAAGGCGATGATTTTGAATGAACTGTCCCCCTTTGCCATCGCGTATTTTGCCGTCATTGCGTTTATGCGGAAAGACTATGTCATCCCTGTGGGCATTGCTTTGCTGGCAGGCAGCTTCTTCGCGCCCTTCCCGGTTGTGCTGATCGTTGCGGCCGAAATTGCCATTTTCCTGCTGCTCTACAAAGGTTTGTCCACATATGATCGCGCTGAATTATCCTATGCGCCGGCCATGGTGTTCATGACCACTTTTCTGGTCAAGCTGTTTGCCGTCGTGATCGGCCCTTCGTTCAGCTGGTATGCCATGATGATGCTGACGCTGGATTCGGTGCTCAGTTTCGTGCTTACCCTTGTGTTCATACAAGCGATTCCACTCTTCACGTTCCGCAAAAAAAAGCTTAACTTGAAAAGCGAGGAGATCCTTTGCTTGATCATTCTGCTCGCTTCCGTCATGACAGGCGCCGTAGGATGGACGATACAATCTCTCTCCGTGGAACATATGTTATCGCGATACCTAATTTTGATCTTTGCTTTGGTAGGCGGAGCGCCCTTGGGAGCTTCGGTCGGGGTCATAACCGGCCTGATCTTGAGCCTGGCTGATATGAGCGCCATCTATCAGATGAGTTTGCTCGCCTTTGCCGGGATGCTGGCCGGGATGCTGCGGGAGGGGAAACGCCCAGGCGTTATACTCGGCATGCTGCTCGGCTCATCTATTCTGTCTATCTACCTTGGCGGGCCTAATGACGTAATGAATTCGTTATGGGAAACCTGTGCAGCCATCGCCTTGTTCATACTTACCCCCAAAAGCATTATGGCCGCCATATCCAGATATGTGCCAGGCACGCAAGACCACACGAAGTCACAGCATGAGTATGCCAAACGCATTCGCGACGTGACGGCAGAGCGGGTTACCCGCTTTTCGCAAGTGTTCCGCCAGTTGTCCCGAAGCTTCGACCAGATGTCAGGGGCGGGCGAAGCCGTAAAAAATGAGGGTGGTATGGAGCATTTCATGAATGCTGTTGCGGAGGGCACCTGCGCGTCCTGCTTCAAACGTTCCCAATGCTGGGACGCCAAGTTCATTCAAACCTATAGGTATATGACTGACGTGATGAGTTCGATTGAGGCCAACCCCGAGATGACGGCAGAGCAGATTCCGGTGGGATGGAACCGGATCTGTGCCAAACCGGAGGAAGTGCTTGAAGTTATGCGTGCCCAATATGGACTGTATCAGCATGATTTGCAGTGGAAGCGGCAGATCATGGACAGCCGCCAGCTTGTTGCGGAGCAGTTGTCGGGCGTATCCCAGGTGATGGAGGATCTGGCGAGGGAGATTCAGCGGGAAAGCGAGGAGATGGTGCAGCAGGAGGAACAAATTCGGGAAGCGCTGGAATCATTCGGCCTGTCGATTCATTCCATCGAGATCATTAGTCTGGAGGCAGGCAATGTGGAAATTGAAATTGTCCACGCCTACACGCGGGGGTTTGACGAGTGCCGCAAAATGATCGCTCCGCTCATTTCGGAGGTGCTGGACGAGCACATTGCCGTCCTGCATGAAACGATGACCGATCCTAAACAGGGGCTGGCTACCGTCACCTTCGGGTCGGCCAAAACGTTTGAGATTACGACTGGAGTGGCCGCCGCAGCCAAAGGCGGGGATCTGTTTTCCGGCGATAGTTTCAGCACGGTGGAGATGGGGAACGGCACGTTCGCGGTAGCCCTCAGCGATGGCATGGGCAATGGTGAGCGGGCACGGATGGAGAGCAGTGCGGCTTTAAATATATTGGAGCAGCTGCTGCAATCCGGGATGGATGAAAAACTGGCGATCAAATCGGTGAATTCCATTCTGATGCTGCGGTCCCCTGAAGAAATGTATGCTACTGTCGATATGGCGCTCATTGACGAGTATTCGGCCGAAACCACCTTCATGAAGATCGGCTCAACGCCGAGTTTCATTAAAAGGGGACACGAGGTCATTCAAGTGTCGGCCAGCAATCTCCCGATCGGCATCATCAAAGATATCGAGGTCGATCTGGTGACCGTACAGCTCCAGCCCGGCGATATTTTGATCATGATGACAGACGGCATTTATGATGCACCCGGTTATGCCGTGAACAAAGAACTGTGGATCAAACGCCTGATTCAGGAGGTGAGCAGCGAAGACCCGCAGGAAGTGGCGGACTGCCTGTTGGAGAGCGTGATCCGATACCAGCAGCATGAGATTTATGACGACATGACCGTGATCGTGGCCAAGGTAGAGCACTACCATCCGGAGTGGGCCACATTGCGGGTCCCCGGAATTAGCCGGATGGAACGGCCGCGCACCGTAAGTTGAAGCCCGTTCCCTCTTGTTTGAAATCTCTTCAATCTGGCAATGCTAGTCATAGAATTGAAGAGTAACGAAACGGAGGGATACCGGATGAAGCAAATTCTATTGATTACCGACGGTTGTTCCAATGTGGGCACAAGCCCTGTGCTTGCTGCGGCTGAGGCGCATGAAGAAGGCATAACTGTGAATGTGGTCGGGGTTATCGATTATGGCACGATTGGAGAACTCGGAAGCCGAGAAATCGAAGACATTGCCAGAGCAGGAGGAGGGATCAGTCAGATCGTGGGCACCAGACAGCTGGCCCAAACGATGCAGATGATGACCAGAAAAACGGTGGTACAGACGATCCAACAGGCCGTTAACCGCGAGCTCACGCAGATTTTCGGAGAAAACTCGCCTAAAAGCGTGACCGATCTTGCGCCTGCGCAGCGGGCGCAGGTTGTTGAAGTTATGGATAACATGACGGAAACCGCTCCGCTGCAGGTTGTGCTGCTGATCGACGTCAGTGCAAGCATGAAGCCCAAGCTGCCTGCCGTGGAAGAAGGCATCCGCGACTTGATGCTAAGCTTGCAGGCGAGGGTTGGAAAGAGCCGGCTTGCGGTATTTCACTTTCCCGGCCGGCACAGCGGTGAAGAGGCCGTGATGGATATAGACTGGACGGACGATCCTGGCAGCGTGAAGTCGCTGTTTGGACGTCTGCAAATGAAAGGCGCGACGCCCACGGGACCCGCGATTCAGAGGGTGATTGATTTTTATCGTTATGGTACACTGGAGGAACAGCAGGAAATAGAAGGGAACTATCGCATTGAAAGAGAAGGGATGCTCGGTGACAACGTTGTCTGATGCTTCTTTCCCGCCGGGCACCGTCATTACGGGAAAATGGAATCGAAGCCGTTATACCGTCCGGAAGCTGCTGGGCAAGGGGGCCAACGGCATCGTTTTTCTTGTCCAGCGGCGGGAAAACGGGAAACATTATGCACTCAAAATGGGGTTCGATCCGGTAGATCTGCAATCGGAAGTCAACGTGCTCAAATCGTTTCAACTGCAACGCAAGCACGAGGCCTTGCAACAGAGCGGCATTCCTTCTTATTTAAAAGAGGTTGACGATTACTCCGTTGAGGGACGGGATATCCCCTTCTACGTGATGCGTTACGTTCGCGGCGAGGCATTTCATCACTTTATAAGGCGCCAGGGAACGGAGTGGACAATCGTTGTCGGTCTGCGGTTGCTGCAGAAGCTGTCCCAACTGCATCAGGCCGGATGGGTGTTCGGAGACCTCAAACCGCAGAACGTGCTCGTAACCGATTACGGCCAAGTCGAACTGATTGATTACGGCGGTGTAACATCGATGGGGCGCAGCGTCAAACAATTTACCGAATGGTATGATCGCGGATTCTGGAATGCAGGGAGCCGTGCTGCTGACGGGACTTATGATATTTTTGCATTTGCTTTATTGCTTATTCATGTGTTGGAGGGAGAAGAATTAAAAAGGCTGGCAGCAGAGGGGTTGCCGCAATTGCGGAGCGTCAATCAACTCGTTGCCCTGGTCATGCGCAGCGAGCGGATGAAGCCGCTCCAGAGCTGGACGGTCCAAGCCTTGCGGGGACAGTTCACCGATGCGGAGCAAGCGATTCGCGGCTGGAAAGAGATGATGGCGCGGCCGTCCAAGCTCCGCCGTTCGTCCAGAGGTGCGACGCCGGGCTGGCTTAAAAGCGCATTTGCCATTTCTATCATTATACTTATTGTGGCGCTCATCTATGCACTCCTGAACTGACTGATGCGAGTGCATATACATAACGCAAGGAAAGAGGAAGCAGGGATGGAAGCTTTAGGCTGGGACATGTTGGTGAAGACTGTGATGGAAGCAGCAGAAGAGCATCGGTTATGGGTTTCCGGGGATCGGATCGTCGTTGCGGTGTCCGGCGGACCGGACTCGGTGGCCTTTTTGCATATCATGCATGAAATCAGCACCCGCCATACGCCCCTTGAACTGATCTGTGCACATGTGCATCACGGGTTCCGAAAAGCATCGGA contains the following coding sequences:
- the yabP gene encoding sporulation protein YabP, which codes for MVEYGKPKQHHVNMQNRKLLDLTGVSNVESFDSEEFLLQTELGHLTIRGHNLHIKNLNLEEGLLSIEGTVSSLQYLDPGSQTKNGKGLFGKMFR
- the yabQ gene encoding spore cortex biosynthesis protein YabQ yields the protein MSPDTQWITLVWMVLSGAVMGVAYDSYRVLCGQLRFPRWSVHTLDLLYWIASALFVFRMLYAGNHGQLRFYVFLGLIVGVCFYFWLLSVTTQRFVVMLIKLARTLIHWCGHILNVLVVMPAKGVYKLVRVLLGFILAILLFVGKLVLQCLVPFGKLLRWMFRPLLKHWVTPRWMIQAWTRVAAIWKRWF
- a CDS encoding septum formation initiator family protein, whose translation is MGRTTLGRTAAPTGQGKSAASRRRLMLWMVFVVLFTIWALYTFFVQNAQISDKSSRLAAQQASQEETLKKLDQLKYEVSRLKDPEYIGQLARKKGYYLPEETPIKVEGSGN
- a CDS encoding S1 domain-containing RNA-binding protein, which codes for MAIEVGTKLEGKVTGITHFGAFVDLSGGVTGLVHISEIADNYVKDVNDHLKLNDVVTVKVINVDKDGKIGLSIKQAVDKPVEQQTQSRPPRGPRPERSGGDRERFGGGGGGGFNRDRGGRSFKPAAGKPSFEDKMSRFLKDSEERISSLKKNTEGKRGGRGAKRV
- the spoIIE gene encoding stage II sporulation protein E, producing MEKWNVIQFPGWKAGKERTKAWEDLSGRIKQWFSSRKAVQFVAARKWVMLLTAMGFLLGKAMILNELSPFAIAYFAVIAFMRKDYVIPVGIALLAGSFFAPFPVVLIVAAEIAIFLLLYKGLSTYDRAELSYAPAMVFMTTFLVKLFAVVIGPSFSWYAMMMLTLDSVLSFVLTLVFIQAIPLFTFRKKKLNLKSEEILCLIILLASVMTGAVGWTIQSLSVEHMLSRYLILIFALVGGAPLGASVGVITGLILSLADMSAIYQMSLLAFAGMLAGMLREGKRPGVILGMLLGSSILSIYLGGPNDVMNSLWETCAAIALFILTPKSIMAAISRYVPGTQDHTKSQHEYAKRIRDVTAERVTRFSQVFRQLSRSFDQMSGAGEAVKNEGGMEHFMNAVAEGTCASCFKRSQCWDAKFIQTYRYMTDVMSSIEANPEMTAEQIPVGWNRICAKPEEVLEVMRAQYGLYQHDLQWKRQIMDSRQLVAEQLSGVSQVMEDLAREIQRESEEMVQQEEQIREALESFGLSIHSIEIISLEAGNVEIEIVHAYTRGFDECRKMIAPLISEVLDEHIAVLHETMTDPKQGLATVTFGSAKTFEITTGVAAAAKGGDLFSGDSFSTVEMGNGTFAVALSDGMGNGERARMESSAALNILEQLLQSGMDEKLAIKSVNSILMLRSPEEMYATVDMALIDEYSAETTFMKIGSTPSFIKRGHEVIQVSASNLPIGIIKDIEVDLVTVQLQPGDILIMMTDGIYDAPGYAVNKELWIKRLIQEVSSEDPQEVADCLLESVIRYQQHEIYDDMTVIVAKVEHYHPEWATLRVPGISRMERPRTVS
- a CDS encoding VWA domain-containing protein, with product MKQILLITDGCSNVGTSPVLAAAEAHEEGITVNVVGVIDYGTIGELGSREIEDIARAGGGISQIVGTRQLAQTMQMMTRKTVVQTIQQAVNRELTQIFGENSPKSVTDLAPAQRAQVVEVMDNMTETAPLQVVLLIDVSASMKPKLPAVEEGIRDLMLSLQARVGKSRLAVFHFPGRHSGEEAVMDIDWTDDPGSVKSLFGRLQMKGATPTGPAIQRVIDFYRYGTLEEQQEIEGNYRIEREGMLGDNVV
- a CDS encoding serine/threonine protein kinase; the protein is MTTLSDASFPPGTVITGKWNRSRYTVRKLLGKGANGIVFLVQRRENGKHYALKMGFDPVDLQSEVNVLKSFQLQRKHEALQQSGIPSYLKEVDDYSVEGRDIPFYVMRYVRGEAFHHFIRRQGTEWTIVVGLRLLQKLSQLHQAGWVFGDLKPQNVLVTDYGQVELIDYGGVTSMGRSVKQFTEWYDRGFWNAGSRAADGTYDIFAFALLLIHVLEGEELKRLAAEGLPQLRSVNQLVALVMRSERMKPLQSWTVQALRGQFTDAEQAIRGWKEMMARPSKLRRSSRGATPGWLKSAFAISIIILIVALIYALLN